One window of the Dreissena polymorpha isolate Duluth1 chromosome 5, UMN_Dpol_1.0, whole genome shotgun sequence genome contains the following:
- the LOC127881676 gene encoding uncharacterized protein LOC127881676, which translates to MKMKIFQCLAITSVLVGLSISAAVPEQEGEPAEQSNRAIVLPGSPLRNACQWQVNNNPCVNNQLQQLNFPHPTDSGKFIQCGMYERMFIVQCPAGEVYEQATATCVQPQIINNPQVVNLVSGSVSVCSVQNLQSGRIFFAVPGDSRQFIQCDQNGQARYLSCPGQLTWDQSRQSCVVYANGGAVANPASISGYLTGNSPCTAQAIAANTLFFSHPDPTKFIQCDLNGNAFVQRCPSGLVWNQYLETCASQLATFTLAGQSQLLYPNNQG; encoded by the exons ATGAAAATGAAGATTTTCCAGTGTCTCGCCATCACGTCGGTCTTGGTTGGTCTTTCAATCTCGGCGGCTGTGCCAGAGCAAGAGGGCGAACCAG CCGAGCAATCCAATCGGGCGATCGTGTTGCCTGGCTCACCACTGAGGAATGCAT GTCAATGGCAGGTAAACAACAACCCGTGCGTGAACAACCAGCTCCAGCAGCTCAACTTCCCCCACCCGACCGACAGCGGCAAGTTTATCCAGTGCGGCATGTACGAGCGGATGTTCATCGTGCAGTGTCCGGCCGGGGAGGTGTATGAGCAAGCCACGGCCACCTGTGTCCAGCCACAG aTCATCAACAACCCACAAGTAGTCAACCTGGTATCCGGCTCGGTTAGCGTGTGTTCCGTGCAGAACCTCCAGTCCGGTCGTATCTTCTTCGCGGTTCCCGGCGACAGCCGACAGTTCATCCAATGCGACCAGAACGGCCAGGCCCGCTACCTGTCGTGCCCTGGCCAGCTGACCTGGGACCAGAGCCGACAGTCGTGCGTCGTCTACGCTAACGGAGGAGCGGTTGCTAACCCGGCGTCGATTTCTG GTTATCTCACGGGAAACAGCCCATGCACAGCCCAAGCCATCGCAGCCAACACCTTGTTCTTCTCCCACCCTGACCCGACAAAGTTCATCCAGTGCGATCTGAACGGAAACGCCTTCGTGCAGCGGTGCCCATCCGGTCTGGTGTGGAACCAGTACCTGGAGACGTGCGCCTCTCAGCTGGCGACCTTCACCTTGGCGGGGCAGAGCCAGCTCCTTTACCCAAACAATCAAGGCTAA
- the LOC127831154 gene encoding E3 ubiquitin-protein ligase RNF180-like: protein MAVVRCRKCRYDLQIGDAVIIENKDCNADTSTDSGQFSVWYLDVDRAPEWIQLEITDASWTKGKLVCPKCNGRLGSFDFLVDRRCYCENHAVPSVHLLKSRVDYFRKQDIPVVRNKGQIRTRRVKEFQMGVSPGENSATLDLINNSSTVIDHTWSFMPSCESERDTLDIGVASSLPLYMNKSSQEKPETGDAEDNNGLMINSIKMKTRLSTENIELPSHFEHSENSRSKFGLRKRSQKLCSQTSESVMQPGNIEGRGLNRQLCQGDNINYERARKDQAVRSNLFEVLQETTSKDESEVEEAEVEIPSEFSCPVCLELFYQPHECRPCLHVFCEHCLRDICKQKPVNTPCPLCRKLIDSCHPCKETIARIRQELPGPYKERKQELQRLKKTTKFYPLPQATSHHFSMAERLGQLEEQYSGRGFFFGLEDVLTQCIQDVVIRFAWLIMLFLIHNMMFIVCNRYDRLGRYDRHKEVDNLC, encoded by the exons ATGGCTGTAGTAAGATGCAGGAAATGCCGTTATGACCTCCAAATTGGAGATGCtgtcattattgaaaataaag ATTGCAATGCAGATACAAGCACAGACTCTGGACAGTTCAGTGTGTGGTATCTGGACGTGGATAGGGCTCCAGAATGGATACAGCTAGAAATCACAGAT GCAAGTTGGACGAAAGGGAAATTAGTTTGTCCAAAATGTAATGGAAGACTGGGGTCGTTTGACTTCTTGGTTGACAGACGGTGTTACTGTGAAAACCATGCCGTGCCCAGTGTTCACCTTCTTAAAAGTCGAGTTGATTATTTTAG GAAACAAGATATTCCTGTTGTCAGAAATAAAGGGCAGATAAGAACCAGACGTGTTAAGGAATTTCAAATGGGGGTATCACCAGGTGAAAATAGCGCCACCTTGGATTTGATTAATAATTCAAGCACAGTGATTGACCATACCTGGTCATTTATGCCCAGCTGTGAGTCTGAGCGTGATACTTTGGATATTGGTGTTGCAAGCAGCTTGCCTTTATATATGAATAAGTCTAGTCAAGAAAAACCAGAAACAGGTGATGCTgaagataataacggtttgatGATCAATAGTATTAAGATGAAAACAAGACTTTCCACTGAAAATATTGAGTTGCCATCGCATTTTGAACATTCAGAGAATAGTAGAAGCAAATTTGGTTTACGTAAGCGTTCACAAAAATTGTGTTCACAAACTAGTGAGAGTGTGATGCAGCCTGGAAATATTGAAGGGCGTGGCCTTAATCGTCAATTATGCCAAGGTGATAACATAAATTATGAAAGAGCTAGAAAGGACCAGGCTGTAAGAAGTAATCTATTTGAAGTTCTCCAAGAAACAACATCAAAGGACGAATCAGAG GTTGAGGAGGCTGAGGTGGAGATCCCTTCAGAGTTTAGCTGCCCCGTGTGTCTGGAGCTGTTCTATCAGCCCCACGAGTGTCGCCCATGCCTGCACGTTTTCTGTGAGCACTGTCTGCGCGACATCTGCAAGCAGAAACCGGTCAACACCCCGTGCCCTCTGTGTCGCAAGCTGATCGACAGCTGTCACCCCTGCAAAG AAACAATTGCAAGAATTAGACAGGAGCTACCAGGTCCGTATAAGGAGAGAAAGCAGGAGCTGCAGAGATTGAAAAAGACCACAAAGTTCTACCCTCTCCCGCAGGCTACATCGCACCATTTCTCGATGGCTGAAAGACTAGGGCAGTTAGAGGAGCAATACAGCGGACGGGGGTTCTTTTTTGGACTCGAGGATGTCCTTACACAGTGCATCCAGGATGTGGTGATCAGATTTGCGTGGCTGATCATGCTGTTTCTTATCCACAATATGATGTTTATTGTCTGCAACAG ATATGACAGACTTGGCAGATATGACAGACACAAAGAAGTTGACAACCTCTGTTGA